In Desulfofustis limnaeus, the genomic stretch GAGGCGCTTGACGTTCTCCGGGCCGCCGCACTTGGCCAGGCAAACGCCGTCGAGGCCGGGATGAACGATGGCTTCGAGGTCATCGTTGGTCATCTCGGTCTCCCAGTTGTTGATCCGGACATAGAGATAGGGAGCGGCCTGATTGGCCCGTTCGGTCTGCAGGTATTTCTGGATCATCTCGCGGCCCTTGGCTTTTTCGGCCGGGGGTACCGAGTCTTCCAGGTCAAGGGTGACGATGTCGGAACCGATGGTCGGGGCCTTGCCCACCATCTTCTCGTTGTTGCTCGGTACGTAGAATACTGATCTCATTACAGCCATGGTTGTTCCTCCTGTTTCTTATAATCCGGTAAGTTCTTTGATCTTCGGTGCGATATCCTCAGGGCTGTCGACCACGTAGGCGCCGGCCTCGGTCAGCGCCTTCATCTTGCCCTGGGCGGTTCCGCGCCCTTTTTCCACGATGCTGCTGGCGTGCGAGAAACGCATGCCTTCCGGCGCCCAGGCGCCGGCGATAAAGACGACAAGCGGCTTGGTGAACTGCTTGTTGGCGACCACCTCGGCGGCCTCTTCTTCCATGGTGCCGCCGATTTCGCCGAAGATGGCGACGGCCTTGGTCTGTTCGTCCTTCTCAAACTTCTTCAGCACATCAGCCATGGTCAGGCCGAGTACCGGTTCGGTGCCGATATGCATGGCGGTGCTGATGCCGAGCCCGGCGACCTTCAGGGCCCAGGGTACAGTGCCGGACTGGCCGCCGCTGCGGGAGATGACCCCGATGGGTCCGGGCTGGAACAAAGTGCCGGCCCAGTCGACCGAACCGCCGAGCCAACCGATGACTGCCTTGCCGGGACTGATCAGGCCGAGGCTGCCGGGTCCGAGCAGCTCGACGCCGTTTTTCCGGGCATAGCTGACCATGTCGATGACATCGTGGATCGGAATCCGCTCCACCGGTGCGCTGACAAACTTGATGCCGGCGTCGATGGCCTCGTAGACCGCTCCCTTCAGGACCGGACCGGGAATGAAGGTACAGGAGGCATCGATCGGGCCATGGTTGCGGATGGCCTCCCTGACGGTGTCGTAGACCGGGATGCCGTGCACCTCGGTGCCGCCCTTGCCGGGAGTTACGCCGGCCACCACCTTGGTGCCGTAATCCTTCATGTACTTGGTCCGCAGGGAGCCCTCGCGCCCCGTGATACCTTGAATAACTACCGTGGTGTTTTCATCCATTATAATAGACATAGATCATCCCCTGCTCATGCGGTTCCGTGCTTTGCTCTGTATTCGTCCAACCCCTCGATCGGTACCTCGATGGTGATGGCCGAATTCCCCCTAAACCAGCATTCATACTCACAGGCCAGGCACTCGGTGCCTTTGCGGGCCAGGTCTTCGGGACTGTCCACGACAGCCGGTTTACCGTCCTTGAGAACCAGGATACCGCGGCTGTATTTCTTGCAGGCCTCGACACAGGCGTGCGTCGTGCAACCCTCGCACTTTGCCTCATCGATGATGATTTTGATCGTTCGTTCCGAAAATTCCATCTATCTCTCCCTCAGGCTGCCGCCTTTTCTTTGCGATATTCTTCTACCAGAGCCTTGACCCGACCACCGATGAACTTGGCATCGTAAACGTGTTCGCGATCGTAGATCTCCACCCGTTCGAAACCGGCCAATCCCTCCTTGAGGATCTGCTGCGACTCTTTCTCCTTGTTGCCGCAGAGCAGCAACACCACCGGAAAACCGGGTCGCTTCGGCAGCTCCTCACGCAGGGCCTTGACGATGCCGTGGGCGTGGTGCCACTGTTCCTGGTTGGCCATCATGAAACCGGACAGGAAGTACCCCTCGATCCCCGGCTGCGACATGATCAGCTTGACCGCTCGATAGACCTTGGAAGCGGTCGGGTTGCCGCTGGTATCGGCATAGTCGGCAACCTTCAGGCCGACCTTGTTCAGCGCATCCATGCCGAGCATGGCGGCGCCGCCGCCGATACCGTGGTAACCGACATAACCGCCTTTTCTCAGCTCTTCCGGCGAGGCCATCTCGGCCAGGTAGCTGGTACCGCGGAAATCGTTGGCCTCGAACGACCAGCCCATCAGCTCGAAATCGGTCGGCTCCTTGAGGAATTCGCGGCCGATCTTGATGCCGAATTCGGGGTGGCGGAACAGCGCCTGATCATCGGCTTCCATGCGGCAGTCGGCAGCCAGCACCTTGCCTTCCTTGGTGAGCACCAACGGGTTGATCTCCAGGGTGCGGCAATCGTTCTTGCGAAAGGCGTTGTATAGTTTGAGGATGATATCGGCCAACGGCTTCAAGGCAGCGCCTTTGATACCCATGGACACCACCATGTCGAGGGTGTCATGGATCATCAAGCCCTTGATGACGTCGACGTTGAGGGTGGCGATGCGGTCTTGCGGGACCGACTCGATATCCATACCCCCTTCCGGGCTGAACATCAGCACCGGGCCGCGCACGTCCTGCGCGGAGTTGATGATCAATCCGGCATAGAACTCCTGAGCGATGTCGAGCTGCTCTTCAACCAAGACCTGTTTGACCAAAAGGCCTTTGATGGTCATGCCGAGAATCTCACCGGCGACCTTCTGTACCTCCTCCGGGGTCGATGCCAGTTTGACGCCGCCGGCCTTGCCCCGACCGCCGGCCAGGACCTGCGCTTTGACCACCACCGGTTTGCCGATCTCCCGCGCTGCCTCGGCAGCCTCTTCCGGGGTCTTGGCGACTTTCCCTACAGGGGTCGGGATACCCGCCTTTTTAAAATAATCTTTGCCCTGATATTCGAGAAACTTTGCCATCTTTCCTCCGTCTCCATGGTAGATTTACCTCTTCCCGGTCTGCCGACCATCGTGCCGCCCGCAGGGCCGGGTCCGTCAGTCGAAAAATTGCCATTTTCACTGGTAAGACCAGATAAATTTTGTCATTTCGCCGCGCGATTGTCAAGAACTTTTCCCGATTGCGGCAAAGTTTTCCAAGCCCACCGCACGACCCAACAAAAACGCCCTCTCACGAGGTGTCATTTGTTCTTTTTTGACCATCTTGCACATGCCGCACAGATTCGATAACACGCGCAACATCACTCTCCATGCCCAGGGTTAGCGCGGCACATCACGGTGTGTTCCCGGTTTTTTGCCGTGAGGCGCAGTGTCAAGAGACGCTCTGCTAAGCCTTGGAGATGGACATTATATCTTTTATTTCCTATTAGTTAGGTCAAACAAAAGAAATCTGACCGAGGCGCCGGAAGATATTATTTTTTATCGATAATAGATAATAACCGCGAACCCATGACCGTCGATACTTTTTTTCGCTCGTCATTTTTGATCGGACAGAGATCGGAAGGATTCCGGTTTTCTCTGCAGAATCAAGCTGAACCAGACACACGAAGGATACGTGCCGGCCACCGGCAGACACCCCTCGATCAGGCTGATTCCGGAAAAGTATTTGACTAATAATTCGAAACATTATATAAAAAAGTATTCTGGTTTGACCAGAATATGCGTTTCGGCAGCGAAACGAACAGCAATCTTATTGAAACGAATCGAAATTTCGTTTCATCGGCGGGTCCGGCTCACGGGAACACGCACCTGGAACCACCCACGGAACAGAGTGATACTGTTTTATTGATATACCGAATCGGAATTTTTTATGCTGGGTTTTCGACCGAGGCGTGCCATACTAAAGGCACTTTTCGGACGACGACAGCTGCCGTCAGATGTCATGTCCGTAGTTTCATCAACCATTCCGCCTGAGAGACCAGCGCCCTGGTGGAATGTGTCACACCAACCCTGATCAACAAGGAGTGAACCATGCAGGAACAAGGACAGAAGAAAGACGAAAAAGTAACCACCGCCCCTGACACCGGTCGTCGGAAGTTCCTCAAGACCGCTGCCGCCGCCGGTGCCGCCGTCGCCGCCAGCAGCGCTGTCGGCCCGTTCATCAGGACCTCCAGCGCCGCCACCACGTGGAAAATGCAGACCGTATGGGACGCCGGTACAAGCGGCTTCACCCTCTTTGAGAATTGGTGCAACAGCATGGCCGAAAAAACCGGCGGCGAACTGGTGCTCAAGGCCTTCCCGGCCAAATCCATTGCCGCTGACAACAACGCCCTGTTCGAGGCGGTGCAGAGCGGCGTGCTCCAAGGCATGCAACCCTTCACCATTTACTGGGCCGGCAAAATCGTCGCCTCGGTCTTCCTCTCCTCCTACCCGATGGGTCCGGATCAGCCCGGCCAGTGGGACATCATGTTCGACGCCCTGGGCATGAAGGAACTGGCCCGAGAGATTTATGCCAAGCATGGCCTGTTCTACGTCAGTCATGTCCACCATGACGCCAACATCATCCACTCCAAAAAACCGGTTACCAAGCTGGAAGACTTCCAGGGTCTGAAAATCAGAGCACCGGGCGGACTGATCGCCGAGGCCTTCCAGGCCATTGGCGCCAGCACCGTTTCCCTGCCCGGCTCCGACATCTTCCCGGCACTGGAGAAAGGGACCATTGACGCTGCCGACTACGTGGGACCGGCCGTCAACTGGGACCTCGGATTTGCTCAAGTGGCAAAATACATCCTTTTCGGACCTCCAGGCGTCATGTCACTGTACCAGCCGGTCGACCTGATGGATATCACCGTCAACCTGGGTGCCTGGAAACGCCTCTCGCCCAAACTGCAGGAAACCTTCGAGCAGGAAGTACGCAATTACTCCTACGAGCACTTCATCGGTATTCAGAAGGCCAACGTCGAGGCGCTGAAAAAGTTCAAGGAAGCAGGCTGCGAAGTCAGCCGCTTGCCGCAGGAAGACGCCATGAAGTGGCGGAAGGTGGTTGTACCGTTGTGGTTCAGCTGGGCCAAGAAAGACCCCGACGCAGCCAGGGTCTTCAAGCTGCAGCTCGACTACATGATGAACGACATGATGGGCTACGTGACGCCGGAAGACGTCCAGGGTCAAACGCTGTAAATATAACGCGTAATCACCACTAGAAAAGACAAAACGGGGGCCGCAGGCCTCCGTTTTGTCGTTGACCTCCGCATGGGAGTCAGTACGTATGGATCAACAGCAAATTTACGATTTCGGCTTTGTCTTGCCGCACTGGTTTTACTGGTCCTGGTTGGCGCTGTCGCCGATCGTGTTCATAATCTGGAGCTATGCTCTGGAAAAAAAGAAAAACATCAAACCGCCGATGCGTCCCGCCGATGAGCCGAACAACATCATAACCCGCACCATTGACTGGATCTGCGAGCATACCGGCCAGATGGTCGGATTCTGGACGGTCAATGCCGTTTGTTTCTACGCTTTCGAGGTCATCTCGCGCTACATTTTCAACAAACCGACCATCTGGGTACACGAGGCATCCTATCTCCTGTTCGGCATGCAATACCTGATTGCCGGAGCGTACGCCTACCTCTATGGGTCTCACGTCGCCGTCGACATCGTCTTCAACAAACTGCCCCCTCGCGGTCGCCACGGCATGGATATCTTCACCTCGGTCTTTTCCTTTATCTTCTTCATCGCGTTGCTGGGGACCTCCTACAACTTCTTCATAAATTCGTTCGGCATGCGCGAACGTACCGTGGAGACCTGGCAGATACAGTACTACCCGGTCAAGTTTATCATGATCGTCGGTGCCGTGCTTATCATCCTGGCTACGATCTCCAAGCTGTATAAGGATATCAAACAATTCAACCGGCTCGGCCGAGAAGCGTAACAGGAGGCAGGCATGAGTACCACTACCAAAACCGCATCGACCGGCCGATCATCCAGTCTTTTCTGGAACTTCCTTGTCTATGGCCTGACGCTGGCCCTGGCCGGCGCCGTGCTCGTCGAGGTGATCAATGTTTTCTTCTACGATCCCTACGGAGATGAGTATTTTCTCTTCCGCACCGCCGGCATGTTCTCCGGCGTCGACATCTCGACCCTGACCTGGTGGATGTTCGGCTCACTGGCCGTATTGCTGATGGCCGGTCTGCCGCTGGCCTTCGTCACCGGCGGGCTCGGCATTGTATTCGTCTACACCATCGGCGACCAGGCCATGCTGAATCTCCTGCCCAGCCGGATCTTCCCGATGATGACCAACTCCGACCTGTCAGCCATCCCGCTGTTCATCTTCATGGCGGCCATGCTCGAGAAGGCCGGCATCATCGAGGAGATGTTCGCCGTGGCCTACAAGTGGATGGGCGGTCTGCGCGGCGGTCTGGCGGCCGCCACCATTGCCGCCTCGACAATCCTGGCCGCCATGGTCGGCGTCATTGGCGCCGCCGTCGTCACCATGGGTATTCTCGCACTCCCGGCGATGTTGTCGCGTAACTACGACGAGAAGATCGCCATCGGCTCGGTCATGGCCGGCGGTACGCTCGGCATCCTCATCCCGCCGTCGATCCTGGCCATCCTCTATGCCGTCGTCGCCCAGCAGTCGGTCGGCGAGTTGTACATGGGCGCCATCCTGCCGGGTCTGCTCCTGTCCGGCATGTACATCGCCTACGTCCTGATCCGCTCCTACATGAACAAGGATCTCTGCCCGGCCATGCCGAAAGAGGAACTGATCGGCTGGATCGAAAAGATCAAGTTGCTGAAGGGATTGATCGCCCCGATCTTCCTGGTCTTCCTCGTTCTCGGCCTGCTCTTCGGCGGTATCGCCACGCCGGTCGAGGCCGCCGGTCTCGGTTCCTTTGGCGCCATCATCGTCGCCATCATTCAACGCAAATTTTCTCTGATAGTCCTCAAAGAAGCCTCGATGACGACCCTGCGCGCCGCCACCATGGTCCTCTGGATCATGTTCGGCGCCTCCTTGTTCGTCGGCTTCTACATCCTGCAGGGTGGCCAGGCCTTCATCACCGAGACCATGCTCGGCCTCGGTCTCGGGCCCTACGGCATCCTCTTCTTGATGATGTTTCTGCTGATCGTCCTCGGCATGTTCCTGGACTGGGTCGGCATCCTGCTGCTGGCTGTGCCGATTTTCGTGCCGATCATCAAGAGTCTGACCTTCCCCGGGCTGTTCGGTCTGCCCGGCCCGGCTCCGGAAGATGTGGCCCTGTGGTTCGGTATCCTCTATATCGTCAACATGCAGATGTCGTTTCTCAGCCCGCCGTTCGGCTACGCCCTGTTCTACATCAAGGGTGTCTGCCCACCGCATATCAAGATGTCAACCATCTTCAAGGCCTCTTTCGTCTTTCTGGCCATGCAGGCCATCGGGCTGTTGCTTTGTGTCGTTTTCCCCGCACTCACCACCTACTTCCCCAACCTGATCTACGGGTAGGAAGGGGGTGTGAACAGCGCCCTGCCATCTGACGGTAGACGGCGCCCTGCGGCTTGCAGTTCCAAGGCCCCGGCTGATAACGAGCCGGGGCCTTCTCGGTTTGAGAAAGGTTAAATGCCAGAATGGAGGAAACCATGCGCATCGTCTTCATCGGCCAGGCACCGTTTGGCGCCGAGGCGCTCAATGCCCTGGGTCGGCATGGGGAACAGATTGCCGGCGTCATTACCGTCCCCGACAGCCCGCAGCAAAGACAGGCCAACCCGGTCCGACTGGCCGCCGAAGAACAGGGGCTGCCCCTGTTGCAGACGGGACGATTGAAAAGTCCGGAAGCGATCTCCTGGGTCGAGAATCTGGCCCCGGATCTGCTCGTGCTGGCCTTCGTCACCTCGTTCGTACCACCGGAGATGATCACGGCTGCCCGGCTCGGCGGCATCAATTATCACCCCTCCCTGCTGCCCAAATACCGGGGCGGCTCGGCGATCAACTGGGCGGTCATCAACGGCGAGCAGGAGACCGGCGTTACCATCCATTTTATCGATGAAGGGGTCGACACCGGACCGATCCTGCTGCAGCGCACGGTCACCATCGCCCCGGACGACACGGTAAAGAGCCTCTATTTCGGCAAACTCTACCCGCTCGGCATCACCATGATCGGCGAGGCGGTGCGGCTGCTGCGCAGCGGTGAAGCGACAGCCACCCCGCAGAACGAATCGCTGGCCTCTTTTCAGCCGGTGATCCGCCCCGCTGACACCATCATCTCCTGGGAGCGATCGACGGCAGCGATATACAACCTGATCCGCGGCGCCGACCCATCGCCCGGGGCCACCACCTGCCTCAACGGGACGTTGCTGCTGCTCTTCGACGCAGCCCCGGCCACCGGTCAGGGGCTGCCGGGAACGGTACTGACCGCCGATGACTCCTCCTTTACCGTCGCCACCGGTGACGGCGCCCTGGCCATCCGCACGGTCCGGCCGGCCGGTGCGAAAAAAATGGCCGCCGGTGACTATCTGGCCGCCGGCAGCCTCAGTATCGGGGCCCGCTTCACCACACCGATCATCGATCCGGCAGGGAAACCGACATGCTGACCACGATCCTGCTCTATTGCGTCCTCGGCTCCTTTGTCGGGGTTCTGGCCGGCCTGCTCGGCGTCGGCGGCGGTCTGGTGATCGTGCCGATCCTGGTCTTTGCCTTCGGCTACCAGCAGATCCCGTTCGACATCATCATGCATCTCGCCCTGGGGACCTCATTGGCCAGCATCGTCTTCACCTCGATCTCCAGTTTCATGGCGCACCATCGGCGCGGCGCGGTGGATTGGACCACCGTGCAGCGGATCGTCCTCGGGGTCATGGCCGGCACCTTTTTCGGGTCCTACATCGCTTCCTATTTGCCCACCGCCATCCTCAAGGGGATCTTTGTCGTCTTTCTCTACTTCGTCGCCTACCAGTTCCTCACCAACCGGAAACCGAAACCGTCGCGCAACCTGCCCGGTCGCATCGGCATGTTCTTCGCCGGCACGGTGATCGGCATCGTCTCCAGCCTGGTCGGGATCGGCGGCGGCGCCCTGTCGGTGCCTTTCATGATCTGGTGCAATGTGGCCGTGCATCGAGCCATCGGCACCTCCGCGGCAATCGGCCTGCCGATCGCCATCGCCGGCACCGTCGGCTTCGTCATCAACGGCTGGCACCATCCACAGCTGCCCGACTACTCCATCGGCTTCATTTACCTGCCGGCCCTGTTCGGCATCGCCGCGGTCAGCGTCCTCACCGCTCCGCTCGGCGTCAAACTGGCTCACACCCTGCCGGTGGACAAGCTGAAAAAAATCTTCGCCCTGCTGTTGATCGTGGTCGGTACCCGGATGCTGGTCAGCATCATCTGAGCGATCACCGTCCTTTTTCCGTACAAAAAAAAGCGATCGCGGCCTGACGACAGCCGCGATCGCTTGATGAACAGCACAGAGTTCGTTGCTTATCCCGCCGAGGCCGCAACCCGCTCCGGCACCGCCGCATAGGCCATGGCCAGCAGCTTGATCGGCGGCAGGGAGTGACGGCTGGTGCCCTGGTAGATCTGCATCCCGCAGGCCCCGCACCCGGTCACCACCTGGTCGACACGGGAGGTGTTGATCTCGTCGAAGAGGCGCTGGCCGATCTTCATGGACAGCTCGTAATTCTTGCTCTTCAAGCCATACGTACCGCCCATGCCGCAACATTTGTCGGAATAGGTCTCCACCTCCACACCGGGAATCAACTCCATGAGCTGCACCGGCTCCTTGACCACCCCGAGGGTGCGCAGATGGCAGGGGGCATGGTAGCCGACCTTCATGGTGAGCCGACCGAACTCGGTATTCAGTTCCCCCCGACGGTGGAGATCCATGAGGAATTTGTGGATGTCCACGCAAGTGGCTGCCACCCGCCGGGCCTCGTCGGTCTCGACAATGCGCGGATACTCGTCCTTGACCGCCAGCGCACAGCTCGGCTCGCTGAAGATGATCGGCAGACCGCGTTCGGCATAGGGCAGCAACGCTTTGATGTTGGCATGGATGTCGTCGAGGATGTGATCCTGCCCGCCGGCACTGATACGGGCGATGCCGCAACACTTCAGCTCCGGCAGCAGCACCCGGAAACCGTTCCGCTCGAGCACCTCGATAACCGCCATCCCCTCGTTCTCCGGGTCGTTGTAATTGCCGAAACAACCGAGGAAGAACACCACCTCCTTGCTGCTCTGCAGCTGGGCGTGCTTTTTCATCATCTTGCGCAGGGTCTCGTGCTGGAAGGGCGGCAGCTGCCGCTTGGCCTCCATGCCGAGCACCTTTTCCAGACCCCAGCGCACCGGCGCCAGCGAGGTGGCGAAGTTGGCCACCGGGGCCAGCAGGCTTCCCTGCTTACAGAGCAGGCTGGTGTCGGTCAAGACCCGGTTGGTCAACCCCTCGCCGCGGTGACGCACATACTCGGTGCGGGCGGCCATGGCCAGCCACGGCACGTCAACCCCGGATGGGCATTCGGTGAGGCACCGCTTGCAATTGATGCAGGAATCCATGACTTCCTTGAACTCCGGCTCATCGAGAATGGCCGGGTCGAGATTACCGGAAGTCAGTTCCCGCAGCAATGTGATCTTGCCCCGCCCCTTGGTCCATTCCTGCAGACTCGATGAGGCAATGGGACAATAGGATCGGCATTTGGCGCAACCGGAACAATTCTCGATCTGCTCTTGATAGACCAGCTTGTCGAACGAGGTGCCGGTGCTGACCAGGGCGAAATCAGGACCGAATTTCAGGTCGTGGCCAAGCGCGTTCTCCTCGCCGGAGATGATGACCCCCGGATTCATCAACCCGGCCGGATCGAAGGCGGCCTTGATCTCCTTCATCGCCTCGTAGAGGTGCGGATACTGGCGCTTGACATAGTAACTGCGCAGCCGGCCGTCGGCATGTTCACCGCTGACTGTCCCCTTGAGGCTGAGCACCAGGTCGCAGACCGCATCGGAGAGTGCCAGCATGGTCCGCACATCTTCTGGCTGGCGCGTATCCAGGATGGCCATGGTATGCAGATTGCCGTCACCGGCATGGCCGTAGATGGCGGCCTTCACCTGGAACTGATCGAACAGCCGGCGCAGACCGGCGATATATTCGGGCAACCGCGAGACGTGTACGGCGGCGTCCTCGATAAAGGCGATCGGCCGTTTCGGCCCTTTCATCCGGTTGAGGATCGGCCCGGAGATGCCGCGGACCTTGGTGAAGGTCTTCATATCCTCGGCGTTGCGGGCCTGCAGGATGCGTACCGCCAGTTGTTTGTCCTCCATCAGCCGTTTTTTGACGCCGGCGAATTTTTCCTGCAGCGCCTCATCGCTATCCTCTTGGAACTCGATGAACAGCGACGCCTCGGTGTTCTCAGGGAAGTATTCGGCCAGCTCCGGCCGTTTTTCCCGGGCCAGATCGAGAATATGTTTCTCCATGATCTCGATCATCGACGGTCCTTCCGCCAGGATCTGCTGGGTCGCCTCACCGACCTTGCCGAGATCGTCCAAATAGACGAAGCCGCTCAGGGCCTTTTGCGGGATCGGCGACAGTTTCAGGGTCGCCTCGGAGACAATCGCCAGTGTCCCCTCTGAGCCGACCAACAGCGGCGTCAGATCAAACGAGGTGCCATCGGAGAGATCCCAGACATGATACCCGCACGAATTCTTGCTGGTGAACGGTCGCTCCTCTTCCAGATACTGGCCGTACCGTTCGATGATCTCCGGGATCGTGCGGTTGATGGCGGCAGCGAGACCGCCGCCGGTAGCGCCGGTAGCGTGCTGTTGCGGCCCGGTGCGCATGATCTCGCCGTTGGCCAGGATCAACTCGAGCGACTTGACATGAGCCCGGGTGGTGCCGTACTTGACCCCGTGCGGACCGCTCGAGTTGTTGGCGATCATGCCGCCAAGCGTGGCCGAGTCGACCGTGGACGGGTCGATCGGGAAATAGAGTTTGTGCTTTTTCAGCAGCCGGTTCAAATCGGCCAGGACGATGCCTGGCTCTACTCGGACCCACCGCTCTTCCACGTTGAGTTCGAGCAGCCGGTTGAGGTTCTTGCTGAAATCGATCAGGATGCCGCCGCCCAGCTCGTTGCCGGCCCGGCTCGTGCCGCCGCCCCGCGGCGTCAGCGGGATCTTGTGGCGGCCGGCGAATGTAACCGTCTCGATGACATCCTGCTTGCTTTTCGGTTGGACGATCGCCTGCGGCTTGATGCGGAACAATGAGGCGCCGCTACTGTAAAGCGACCGGCTCAGTTCGTTGTCCAGCACCTCGCCTTCGATGCGTTGTTTCAATTCGGTATACACGTGTTGCCTTTCCTCCATCTGC encodes the following:
- a CDS encoding succinate--CoA ligase subunit alpha, with the translated sequence MSIIMDENTTVVIQGITGREGSLRTKYMKDYGTKVVAGVTPGKGGTEVHGIPVYDTVREAIRNHGPIDASCTFIPGPVLKGAVYEAIDAGIKFVSAPVERIPIHDVIDMVSYARKNGVELLGPGSLGLISPGKAVIGWLGGSVDWAGTLFQPGPIGVISRSGGQSGTVPWALKVAGLGISTAMHIGTEPVLGLTMADVLKKFEKDEQTKAVAIFGEIGGTMEEEAAEVVANKQFTKPLVVFIAGAWAPEGMRFSHASSIVEKGRGTAQGKMKALTEAGAYVVDSPEDIAPKIKELTGL
- a CDS encoding ATP-grasp domain-containing protein, with the protein product MAKFLEYQGKDYFKKAGIPTPVGKVAKTPEEAAEAAREIGKPVVVKAQVLAGGRGKAGGVKLASTPEEVQKVAGEILGMTIKGLLVKQVLVEEQLDIAQEFYAGLIINSAQDVRGPVLMFSPEGGMDIESVPQDRIATLNVDVIKGLMIHDTLDMVVSMGIKGAALKPLADIILKLYNAFRKNDCRTLEINPLVLTKEGKVLAADCRMEADDQALFRHPEFGIKIGREFLKEPTDFELMGWSFEANDFRGTSYLAEMASPEELRKGGYVGYHGIGGGAAMLGMDALNKVGLKVADYADTSGNPTASKVYRAVKLIMSQPGIEGYFLSGFMMANQEQWHHAHGIVKALREELPKRPGFPVVLLLCGNKEKESQQILKEGLAGFERVEIYDREHVYDAKFIGGRVKALVEEYRKEKAAA
- the dctP gene encoding TRAP transporter substrate-binding protein DctP gives rise to the protein MQEQGQKKDEKVTTAPDTGRRKFLKTAAAAGAAVAASSAVGPFIRTSSAATTWKMQTVWDAGTSGFTLFENWCNSMAEKTGGELVLKAFPAKSIAADNNALFEAVQSGVLQGMQPFTIYWAGKIVASVFLSSYPMGPDQPGQWDIMFDALGMKELAREIYAKHGLFYVSHVHHDANIIHSKKPVTKLEDFQGLKIRAPGGLIAEAFQAIGASTVSLPGSDIFPALEKGTIDAADYVGPAVNWDLGFAQVAKYILFGPPGVMSLYQPVDLMDITVNLGAWKRLSPKLQETFEQEVRNYSYEHFIGIQKANVEALKKFKEAGCEVSRLPQEDAMKWRKVVVPLWFSWAKKDPDAARVFKLQLDYMMNDMMGYVTPEDVQGQTL
- a CDS encoding TRAP transporter small permease subunit → MDQQQIYDFGFVLPHWFYWSWLALSPIVFIIWSYALEKKKNIKPPMRPADEPNNIITRTIDWICEHTGQMVGFWTVNAVCFYAFEVISRYIFNKPTIWVHEASYLLFGMQYLIAGAYAYLYGSHVAVDIVFNKLPPRGRHGMDIFTSVFSFIFFIALLGTSYNFFINSFGMRERTVETWQIQYYPVKFIMIVGAVLIILATISKLYKDIKQFNRLGREA
- a CDS encoding TRAP transporter large permease translates to MSTTTKTASTGRSSSLFWNFLVYGLTLALAGAVLVEVINVFFYDPYGDEYFLFRTAGMFSGVDISTLTWWMFGSLAVLLMAGLPLAFVTGGLGIVFVYTIGDQAMLNLLPSRIFPMMTNSDLSAIPLFIFMAAMLEKAGIIEEMFAVAYKWMGGLRGGLAAATIAASTILAAMVGVIGAAVVTMGILALPAMLSRNYDEKIAIGSVMAGGTLGILIPPSILAILYAVVAQQSVGELYMGAILPGLLLSGMYIAYVLIRSYMNKDLCPAMPKEELIGWIEKIKLLKGLIAPIFLVFLVLGLLFGGIATPVEAAGLGSFGAIIVAIIQRKFSLIVLKEASMTTLRAATMVLWIMFGASLFVGFYILQGGQAFITETMLGLGLGPYGILFLMMFLLIVLGMFLDWVGILLLAVPIFVPIIKSLTFPGLFGLPGPAPEDVALWFGILYIVNMQMSFLSPPFGYALFYIKGVCPPHIKMSTIFKASFVFLAMQAIGLLLCVVFPALTTYFPNLIYG
- a CDS encoding methionyl-tRNA formyltransferase, whose product is MRIVFIGQAPFGAEALNALGRHGEQIAGVITVPDSPQQRQANPVRLAAEEQGLPLLQTGRLKSPEAISWVENLAPDLLVLAFVTSFVPPEMITAARLGGINYHPSLLPKYRGGSAINWAVINGEQETGVTIHFIDEGVDTGPILLQRTVTIAPDDTVKSLYFGKLYPLGITMIGEAVRLLRSGEATATPQNESLASFQPVIRPADTIISWERSTAAIYNLIRGADPSPGATTCLNGTLLLLFDAAPATGQGLPGTVLTADDSSFTVATGDGALAIRTVRPAGAKKMAAGDYLAAGSLSIGARFTTPIIDPAGKPTC
- a CDS encoding sulfite exporter TauE/SafE family protein — encoded protein: MLTTILLYCVLGSFVGVLAGLLGVGGGLVIVPILVFAFGYQQIPFDIIMHLALGTSLASIVFTSISSFMAHHRRGAVDWTTVQRIVLGVMAGTFFGSYIASYLPTAILKGIFVVFLYFVAYQFLTNRKPKPSRNLPGRIGMFFAGTVIGIVSSLVGIGGGALSVPFMIWCNVAVHRAIGTSAAIGLPIAIAGTVGFVINGWHHPQLPDYSIGFIYLPALFGIAAVSVLTAPLGVKLAHTLPVDKLKKIFALLLIVVGTRMLVSII
- a CDS encoding anaerobic glycerol-3-phosphate dehydrogenase subunit C; its protein translation is MEERQHVYTELKQRIEGEVLDNELSRSLYSSGASLFRIKPQAIVQPKSKQDVIETVTFAGRHKIPLTPRGGGTSRAGNELGGGILIDFSKNLNRLLELNVEERWVRVEPGIVLADLNRLLKKHKLYFPIDPSTVDSATLGGMIANNSSGPHGVKYGTTRAHVKSLELILANGEIMRTGPQQHATGATGGGLAAAINRTIPEIIERYGQYLEEERPFTSKNSCGYHVWDLSDGTSFDLTPLLVGSEGTLAIVSEATLKLSPIPQKALSGFVYLDDLGKVGEATQQILAEGPSMIEIMEKHILDLAREKRPELAEYFPENTEASLFIEFQEDSDEALQEKFAGVKKRLMEDKQLAVRILQARNAEDMKTFTKVRGISGPILNRMKGPKRPIAFIEDAAVHVSRLPEYIAGLRRLFDQFQVKAAIYGHAGDGNLHTMAILDTRQPEDVRTMLALSDAVCDLVLSLKGTVSGEHADGRLRSYYVKRQYPHLYEAMKEIKAAFDPAGLMNPGVIISGEENALGHDLKFGPDFALVSTGTSFDKLVYQEQIENCSGCAKCRSYCPIASSSLQEWTKGRGKITLLRELTSGNLDPAILDEPEFKEVMDSCINCKRCLTECPSGVDVPWLAMAARTEYVRHRGEGLTNRVLTDTSLLCKQGSLLAPVANFATSLAPVRWGLEKVLGMEAKRQLPPFQHETLRKMMKKHAQLQSSKEVVFFLGCFGNYNDPENEGMAVIEVLERNGFRVLLPELKCCGIARISAGGQDHILDDIHANIKALLPYAERGLPIIFSEPSCALAVKDEYPRIVETDEARRVAATCVDIHKFLMDLHRRGELNTEFGRLTMKVGYHAPCHLRTLGVVKEPVQLMELIPGVEVETYSDKCCGMGGTYGLKSKNYELSMKIGQRLFDEINTSRVDQVVTGCGACGMQIYQGTSRHSLPPIKLLAMAYAAVPERVAASAG